The Mercenaria mercenaria strain notata chromosome 1, MADL_Memer_1, whole genome shotgun sequence nucleotide sequence ATATAGGGGGTACAGTCTTCAGAGTTGGGACACGTTGTATAATGACAGCATTCCATGTTATTCGCCCAGTTGTATATGGTAAGTATTGGTATTATTATAGATGAAtatgtaacattttcaaaaatgtagatGTGATCATCATTTGCTCGCAAACGTATTGAAACTTATGATGACTTTCTGACCAAACATTATTAGGTTTATCTGAATTTGCCAAGAACGTATAAAGAATCATCCAATCAGTATGCGATAATGTAAGAGAATATGTTACTTTATACTTGTACGGAGCCATCTTTGCCGAATGATTGAGGTCGCGGAATTCAAAGCACTCACCCGTTCCACTGCGGGTTTGAAGATTCGCTTTGGATGAAGAATTCAGTcttgtgagaaagccatccagttgaCTTACGGAAAGTAGATATTTCTACCAGACACATTGGTCTTTCTCCGCCATCAAAACACTTGAATGTCGCCCTTTGACCTATGTGTCGGTATGACGATACGTCCAAAAATGCCAGCATGTAGTCATTCTTTATTTCAGTAAGCGTTTAAGAAGTCGAAATGTAGGAAATTGCAATTTTCATATGACATACATAGACGTACACGTCTATATTGTATtcttaatttgaaatttgaattaattttatagATGAACGTGCAGAGAGCAACTGGACTAAATTAGCTGGAAAATAATTGACATAGGCTTATTATTACAAATAGAAATTTACTAACTCTACGCGTACAAGTATAAATCGCTACCTTCTTAAATGTAAGGTCTGTTTGCTATATTCTGGATTTCATATCTCTACGAACTTAGTCGAACCAGCTACTATTCAGGTGTCTTTATTTTCAGATGAAGCTTCAGGTGGATTGAATTTCCAACATCTTGACAGGAAagatatttatgttaatttcaaTGCAAGCATTGGGAGTTTgccaaaaattatatataaattgacTTGTGTATTTTACAGTATTGAATTAGATGTAGCTGTTTTAGACCTAAATAGCTTAAGTGGGTTACCTAGAAAAATGCTCCTTTATAAGGGTGATACGAAAATTAAAATAGAAACGGTGTCAGTGATAGGGTATGGTAATCcaaaacaacaactgaaaaaacattttgacccaCCTTGTAAGGTAGTACCTCAACATGGTACCGAAATTCAAGCTGCTCTTGATTATTTTGAAATCCACAGGAGTCATTTCAAGAAAGCTATCTTCTTAAATCCTGACATTGTAGATGATGGTTACCAAGGGTACGATAACCCAAAGAACATAATATATCATGGATATTTGGAGCATGGTGCGTCTGGGGGCCCATTGTTAGTTAGTAATGATTCAAGAACTGTGCTAGTTGTTGGCGTTTTGACCCATGGAATTCCAGAATATTTTTATCATCTTCCGGATGAGGAGAAAAACAAATTTCCAAAGGATTACAGATTTCATTTAGCATGTAACATGAAATATATCTACGAAGCAATTAGGAATGAAAATGAAGACTTAGCAAAAGATCTGTTTGGGGGCCACTAAGTAAGAATTATATCTTGAAACACAGAATATTTTCTACTAAGATAGTATTGTAACGCTGGTTATACAGGgagtattttctttttatgaattGCCCGAGTTCAGCattggaaaacaaacaaaacatgccGCCAATAAGTTGAAACAGTCATATGAACTAAGTACCATCACAAAAAGATTAGATATATACTaacataaatgttttgaaataaaaacgttCCAGTTGATGTCATAGAATcagtttcaatttttttgttttgcttcaaTCATGGAAAAATATCTGATGCTTGGACCAAAAGGTTTTGATTTGCAATGTCATAGTTAAATGTTTAACTttagaaaattctttaaaactCAGTAGTGTCGTTATTGATTTTGTAACATTGCTGTAGGCCCATTTGCTCCAATATTTAATCAAGCACATGAATCATGATTTTGTCGGTTAAAAAAATgcccagtgttgttatattttctggtcctttggtatcTTGGACAACACTCATTAAAACTTTAATAGAATACCGTATACGCCGGTGCTTGTGCACGTGCGGGGTGTTGCACCTTTCATTAACTCTCAAAAACAGACTCTTGGTTGTACCTCATGCTTCTAAAGGATCATGGTACAGATTATTATTGATAAAATTCGACATAGTAGAGAAAAGGTGTACATGTGAAACGGGCTAAACTTGGCCCCAATTGAGCGCTGGGAATTAAATTCAAAGCAGTGCAAAACAAGTTTTCAGATATTGCATCACATCCTTAACTAACCATAATAAACAAACTTTAGTCAAGTAGAGCTTTTTATGCCCCGAAATATATTCATGAATTAACCTCTTTATGCCCTTTTAGCTAAAATAGCAGGAACTGGTCGATCAAAACTAAATGCGTATGTTCGATGGACTTCTAGATAAAAAGATATTTGATTCTCATCCAGTCGATTCATTGGATTACCAATTACCATTCGATTTGCTTATCGTTATATAAGTCATTCGTAAACAGCTACGGCTATCTTCTATTGAATTTGCAAGGTTAGAGGAGCATTTTTAAGGAAAAACACTAAGGCGTAATTTTAATCTT carries:
- the LOC128558159 gene encoding uncharacterized protein LOC128558159, producing the protein MPCVGTLVIDGDIGGTVFRVGTRCIMTAFHVIRPVVYDEASGGLNFQHLDRKDIYVNFNASIGSLPKIIYKLTCVFYSIELDVAVLDLNSLSGLPRKMLLYKGDTKIKIETVSVIGYGNPKQQLKKHFDPPCKVVPQHGTEIQAALDYFEIHRSHFKKAIFLNPDIVDDGYQGYDNPKNIIYHGYLEHGASGGPLLVSNDSRTVLVVGVLTHGIPEYFYHLPDEEKNKFPKDYRFHLACNMKYIYEAIRNENEDLAKDLFGGH